Proteins from one Pseudomonas grandcourensis genomic window:
- the fliT gene encoding flagellar protein FliT translates to MSLVLQRIEQTREGLVGALAERNWEAIGELDQACRSCMEDVLSEPSVDEAALRDNLEELLGVYKQLLEAATGERQAIVDEMSQITQAQNAAKVYHLFG, encoded by the coding sequence ATGAGTCTTGTATTGCAGCGAATCGAACAAACCCGAGAAGGTCTTGTAGGCGCTCTGGCCGAGCGTAACTGGGAAGCCATCGGGGAGTTGGACCAGGCTTGCCGTTCCTGCATGGAAGACGTCTTGAGTGAACCTTCGGTGGACGAGGCGGCGTTGCGCGATAATCTTGAAGAGTTGCTGGGGGTCTACAAGCAGCTGCTTGAGGCGGCAACGGGAGAGCGGCAGGCGATAGTCGATGAGATGTCGCAGATCACCCAAGCACAAAACGCGGCAAAGGTTTACCATCTGTTTGGTTAA
- the fliD gene encoding flagellar filament capping protein FliD has protein sequence MASPILPGLGLGSGLDTTAIVKALVDADKAAKQNQITRQTTINTSQISAVGSLKSVLANFQTAIKNLGDTKNTQFLGFTATSADPKVLTAVASNTAVNGTYSIKVTNLATSSKVATAAFAGGATSPIPAGTLNITQNGVSSPVTIPAGATLQSVRDAINTQQGANGFSANIVTDQFGSRLVMGSTTTGAGSDITLSGIAGLEITAGQKMDTPPTGASAGAIGEFAMDASFSVDGLALTSKSNTVDKAISGLTLNLVAGGNATTTVTVGPNNDGLKKSIQTFVDAYNQVVTSVNALTKPTLDDDGKPTVAAALTGDPLARGILASIREPLATTGAGDKLTVLSQLGITTNQKTGALDFDSTKFTTAMGTQQLGGEVQKLFLGDPAATGAASKGLLDRMNDAITPYTVTGKDGILDARSTNLAKAKTNLSNQQVALDRRVETLTAVLTKKYNDMDTLVGKLKATASNITSMFEAISAQQRNS, from the coding sequence ATGGCAAGTCCAATTCTACCGGGTCTGGGTTTAGGCTCCGGCCTCGATACCACCGCCATCGTCAAAGCATTGGTGGATGCAGATAAGGCCGCCAAACAGAATCAGATCACTCGTCAGACGACTATCAACACTTCGCAGATATCCGCGGTTGGTAGTCTCAAAAGTGTCCTGGCGAACTTTCAGACTGCGATCAAGAATCTGGGCGATACCAAAAACACGCAATTCCTGGGTTTCACTGCGACGTCCGCCGATCCAAAAGTGCTGACAGCGGTAGCCAGCAATACGGCCGTCAACGGTACGTATTCGATCAAGGTCACCAACCTTGCGACCTCTTCCAAAGTGGCGACTGCCGCTTTTGCTGGTGGTGCAACCAGCCCTATTCCTGCAGGTACGCTGAATATCACGCAAAATGGCGTCAGCAGTCCCGTGACCATTCCGGCGGGCGCAACGTTGCAATCAGTGCGTGATGCGATCAACACCCAGCAGGGCGCCAACGGCTTCAGCGCCAACATCGTGACCGACCAGTTCGGTTCGCGTCTGGTGATGGGGTCGACGACGACCGGTGCCGGTTCCGATATCACCCTCAGTGGTATTGCAGGCCTGGAAATTACAGCCGGCCAGAAAATGGACACACCGCCGACGGGGGCCTCGGCCGGTGCCATCGGTGAGTTCGCGATGGATGCGAGCTTCAGCGTGGATGGTCTCGCGCTGACCAGCAAGAGCAACACGGTTGATAAGGCGATCTCCGGCTTGACCCTTAATCTGGTCGCCGGTGGTAATGCAACCACAACGGTAACGGTTGGTCCGAACAACGATGGCTTGAAAAAATCCATTCAGACGTTCGTAGACGCTTACAACCAGGTCGTGACCAGCGTGAATGCCTTGACCAAGCCAACTCTGGATGACGACGGCAAACCGACCGTTGCGGCAGCGTTGACCGGTGATCCTCTGGCGCGCGGTATTCTGGCGTCGATTCGTGAGCCGCTGGCCACGACGGGTGCGGGTGACAAACTCACGGTTCTGTCGCAGTTGGGTATTACCACCAACCAGAAGACCGGTGCGCTGGATTTCGACAGTACCAAGTTTACAACCGCGATGGGTACGCAGCAGCTCGGTGGTGAGGTTCAGAAGCTGTTCCTGGGCGACCCGGCAGCAACCGGTGCTGCCTCCAAAGGCTTGCTGGATCGTATGAACGATGCCATCACACCTTATACCGTTACCGGCAAGGACGGCATCCTGGATGCGCGCTCGACCAACCTGGCCAAGGCCAAGACCAATCTGTCCAACCAGCAGGTAGCTCTGGATCGTCGGGTTGAAACGCTGACTGCCGTGTTGACCAAAAAGTACAACGACATGGACACTCTGGTCGGAAAGCTGAAGGCCACTGCCAGCAACATTACTTCGATGTTCGAGGCAATCTCGGCACAGCAGAGGAACAGCTGA
- the fliS gene encoding flagellar export chaperone FliS, producing the protein MNPMLALRQYQKIGAQAQTSEASPHRLVQMLMEGGLDRIAQAKGAIERKDIPNKGVFISKAIGIIGGLREGLDLDNKAESVGELDSLYAYMMKRLAQANVNTDPKILDEVADLLSTVKDGWDAIGTPGPQF; encoded by the coding sequence ATGAATCCAATGTTAGCCCTTCGCCAATACCAGAAGATTGGCGCTCAGGCCCAGACTTCCGAAGCCAGCCCTCATCGTCTGGTGCAAATGCTGATGGAGGGAGGCCTGGATCGAATTGCCCAGGCCAAAGGTGCGATCGAACGCAAAGACATCCCGAACAAGGGTGTGTTCATCAGCAAGGCTATCGGCATTATCGGTGGTCTGCGTGAAGGTCTGGATCTGGATAACAAGGCTGAGTCGGTGGGCGAACTGGACAGTCTCTACGCTTACATGATGAAGCGTCTGGCGCAAGCCAACGTCAATACCGATCCAAAGATCCTCGATGAAGTCGCTGACCTGCTGAGCACGGTCAAGGACGGCTGGGATGCCATCGGCACGCCAGGCCCTCAGTTTTAA
- a CDS encoding flagellar protein FlaG, with product MDMSVKLNLSYPAAQQATTVADKPAEKPRAETAQVVAVKEESKSAKTEQEKLKMAVEEIEKFVQSVKRNLEFSIDEPSGKVVVKVIAGDSGEVVRQIPNEEVLKLANSLNDASSLLFSAKA from the coding sequence ATGGATATGAGCGTCAAGCTGAACTTGTCTTATCCTGCGGCACAGCAGGCGACGACTGTTGCCGACAAGCCAGCGGAGAAGCCTCGAGCGGAAACTGCGCAAGTGGTAGCCGTCAAGGAAGAAAGTAAAAGCGCAAAAACCGAACAGGAAAAACTGAAGATGGCCGTTGAGGAAATCGAAAAGTTCGTACAGTCGGTCAAGCGTAACCTGGAGTTTTCGATTGATGAGCCCTCAGGCAAAGTAGTGGTCAAAGTGATTGCCGGCGACTCCGGTGAGGTGGTCCGCCAGATCCCCAACGAAGAAGTCCTGAAACTGGCAAACAGTTTGAATGATGCAAGCAGCCTGTTGTTCAGCGCAAAAGCCTGA
- a CDS encoding flagellin domain-containing protein, with translation MALTVNTNTTSLGVQKNLNRASDALSTSMSRLSSGLKINSAKDDAAGLQIATRMTSQIRGQTMAIKNANDGVSIAQTAEGALQESSNILQRMREISLQSRNDSNGTADRTALDKEFQQSVAELTRIAQSTNLNGKALIDGTAGAMEFQVGSNTTSDNQITLTLSTSFDASALGMTGLVISGVDNATNHTNVDASISAIDAALANINATRADLGAAQNRFSTTISNLQNINENASAALSRVQDTDFAAETAQLTKQQTLQQASTAVLAQANQLPSAVLKLLQ, from the coding sequence ATGGCTTTAACAGTAAACACCAACACTACTTCCCTGGGTGTTCAGAAGAACCTGAACCGTGCGTCCGACGCACTGTCGACCTCGATGTCCCGTCTGTCCTCCGGCCTGAAAATCAACAGCGCTAAAGACGACGCCGCTGGCCTGCAGATCGCTACCCGCATGACTTCGCAAATCCGTGGTCAGACCATGGCTATCAAAAACGCCAACGACGGTGTTTCGATCGCTCAGACCGCTGAAGGCGCTCTGCAAGAGTCGAGCAACATTCTGCAACGTATGCGTGAAATCTCGCTGCAATCGCGAAACGACTCGAACGGTACTGCTGACCGTACCGCTCTGGACAAAGAATTCCAACAGTCCGTTGCTGAACTGACCCGTATTGCTCAATCGACCAACCTGAACGGTAAGGCTCTGATCGACGGTACTGCTGGTGCGATGGAGTTCCAGGTAGGTTCGAACACAACTTCCGACAACCAGATCACTCTGACCCTGTCGACCAGCTTCGACGCCAGCGCCCTGGGCATGACCGGTCTGGTCATCTCCGGTGTGGACAACGCTACCAACCACACCAACGTTGACGCTTCGATCTCGGCGATCGATGCTGCCCTGGCAAACATCAACGCCACTCGCGCTGACCTGGGTGCTGCTCAGAACCGTTTCTCCACCACCATCTCCAACCTGCAGAACATCAACGAAAACGCCAGTGCTGCACTGAGCCGCGTACAAGATACCGACTTCGCTGCTGAAACTGCACAGCTGACCAAGCAACAAACTCTGCAACAAGCTTCCACCGCAGTTCTGGCTCAGGCCAACCAACTGCCATCCGCTGTACTGAAACTGCTTCAGTAA